A single genomic interval of Psychroserpens sp. NJDZ02 harbors:
- a CDS encoding phosphotransferase, with protein MYLEATNSISDFETCLNSIGFLDPKQEHIKTVEKPGEGNMNVVLRIRTNTRSFIVKQSRPFVQKYQDIPAPIERIAVEYQFYKAVTNKSIKPHIPEILSYSADNYLLLLEDLGDCQDMSSLYDDKHISKSQLDQLISIASQIHKSKAIDYPKNKALRLLNHQHIFVLPFAKANGFSLDTIQEGLEELALNYKSDNLLKKEIERVGEQYLAEGNTLLHGDYYPGSWMAKGDHIYVIDPEFSFMGFAEFDIGVLVAHSIMINMDIGCLQTITTTYPEPLNNQLLAKVAGIEIMRRIIGLAQLPLNRSIQEKKILLKMAHALILDENN; from the coding sequence ATGTATCTAGAGGCAACTAATTCCATTTCAGATTTTGAAACGTGTTTAAATTCCATTGGTTTTTTAGACCCAAAGCAAGAACACATAAAAACTGTCGAAAAACCTGGAGAAGGTAATATGAATGTGGTTCTTAGAATACGTACCAATACGCGTTCTTTTATTGTTAAGCAATCCCGACCTTTTGTTCAAAAATATCAAGATATACCTGCGCCTATTGAGCGTATCGCTGTAGAGTATCAGTTTTATAAAGCCGTTACCAATAAAAGCATTAAACCTCACATTCCTGAAATACTAAGTTATAGTGCCGATAATTATTTGTTATTATTAGAAGATTTAGGTGATTGTCAGGATATGTCATCCTTGTATGATGATAAGCATATCAGTAAATCACAACTGGATCAACTGATAAGTATTGCCTCTCAAATTCATAAATCAAAAGCTATAGATTATCCTAAAAACAAGGCCTTACGGTTACTTAATCACCAACACATATTTGTACTTCCTTTTGCTAAGGCTAATGGTTTTTCTTTAGATACAATCCAGGAAGGCTTAGAGGAGCTAGCACTTAATTATAAGTCTGATAACCTCTTAAAAAAAGAAATAGAAAGAGTAGGAGAGCAATACTTAGCGGAAGGCAATACGTTATTACATGGCGACTATTATCCAGGAAGTTGGATGGCTAAAGGTGACCATATTTATGTGATTGATCCAGAATTTAGTTTTATGGGCTTTGCCGAATTTGATATAGGTGTACTAGTGGCGCATAGTATTATGATTAACATGGATATAGGCTGTCTTCAAACCATAACAACAACCTATCCAGAACCACTTAACAACCAATTACTCGCAAAAGTAGCAGGTATAGAAATTATGCGCAGAATAATAGGTTTAGCGCAATTGCCTTTAAACAGATCAATTCAAGAAAAGAAAATACTTTTAAAAATGGCGCATGCTTTGATTCTTGATGAAAATAATTAG
- a CDS encoding sensor histidine kinase has translation MNIKKEWTYHGLLALLLLALQLLQVFVLKEKQGFFKLQSLLLETTFYSTCIIIYFINFKIVCPYYLKRIKIAQFLIALVVLFLLFAGIRYLLEEVILFNITGFHNYYEKTRKVGFYILDNSYYAIKPILYSTLAYLAIKLMETNNHNKAELDHLKSQISPHFLFNTLNAFYVELIDDKPETAKDIHKLSELLRYVTYDSQKDFVFLFNDIKFLEDYIHFFKKRFENEFSVDFKVSGRVHNQQIPALVLIHFIENLFKHGVVNDKNNPATINLFIDEDFIILKTRNKILTSEKFMASGIGTKNVKRRLSTLFSSNYELVYTNDTPYFNTHLKMPLWKK, from the coding sequence ATGAATATAAAAAAAGAATGGACCTATCATGGCTTATTAGCGCTGCTTTTATTAGCACTGCAGCTACTTCAAGTTTTTGTTCTTAAAGAAAAACAAGGCTTTTTTAAATTACAAAGCCTACTACTGGAAACCACGTTTTACAGTACTTGTATAATTATCTACTTTATTAATTTTAAAATAGTTTGCCCGTATTATCTTAAGCGAATAAAGATTGCTCAATTTTTAATAGCTTTAGTAGTCCTGTTTTTATTATTTGCAGGGATTAGGTATCTATTGGAGGAGGTTATATTGTTTAATATTACAGGGTTTCATAATTATTACGAGAAGACAAGGAAAGTGGGGTTTTATATTCTTGATAATTCTTATTATGCCATAAAACCTATTCTATATAGTACTTTAGCGTATTTGGCGATTAAATTAATGGAGACCAATAATCATAATAAAGCTGAATTAGATCATTTAAAATCTCAAATTAGCCCGCATTTTCTTTTTAATACACTCAATGCTTTTTATGTTGAATTAATTGATGACAAGCCTGAGACAGCTAAAGATATTCATAAATTATCCGAATTACTTCGGTACGTGACTTATGATTCTCAAAAAGATTTTGTGTTTTTATTTAATGACATTAAATTTTTAGAAGACTATATTCATTTCTTTAAAAAACGATTTGAGAACGAGTTTTCCGTTGACTTTAAGGTTTCTGGCAGAGTACATAACCAACAAATACCAGCACTGGTTTTAATTCACTTTATAGAAAATTTGTTTAAACATGGCGTTGTAAACGATAAGAATAATCCCGCAACCATTAATTTATTTATTGATGAAGACTTTATAATATTAAAGACTAGAAACAAGATCTTAACGTCAGAAAAATTTATGGCTTCAGGAATCGGTACCAAAAATGTAAAACGTAGATTGTCAACATTATTTAGTTCAAATTATGAATTAGTTTATACCAATGACACTCCTTATTTTAATACCCATTTAAAAATGCCGCTATGGAAAAAATAA
- a CDS encoding DUF6642 family protein produces the protein MLKKTQQLPQEEVLDTDYFIYCLEAVEDIEIETVTETQNKLGQLTLQYGVASIYNTCDTIEGLESNLNILILDDHNFNDYEIIYLVISGEANSICLNDYYYSLQEIAEMFEGRLEGKILHFSNVKVLDLDEEEAQYFLDITGAKAISGYGYESNGVTSSNLDIAFFNLFKEDHNMLDVVEELHQRHYKLCKLLDFRLYY, from the coding sequence TTGTTAAAGAAAACGCAACAATTACCCCAAGAAGAAGTACTAGATACCGATTATTTTATTTACTGTTTAGAAGCAGTTGAAGATATAGAAATCGAAACAGTTACTGAAACACAAAACAAATTAGGACAATTAACCTTGCAATATGGTGTAGCAAGTATTTATAATACATGCGACACTATTGAAGGATTAGAATCTAACTTAAACATTTTAATTTTAGATGATCATAATTTTAATGATTACGAAATAATCTATCTAGTTATATCGGGTGAAGCCAATAGTATTTGTTTAAATGATTATTACTACAGTCTACAAGAAATAGCAGAAATGTTTGAAGGACGGTTAGAGGGGAAGATTCTTCATTTTTCCAATGTAAAAGTCTTAGATTTGGACGAAGAGGAAGCTCAATATTTTTTAGATATTACTGGTGCAAAAGCTATTTCTGGATATGGTTATGAGTCTAACGGAGTAACTAGCTCAAATCTTGATATTGCATTTTTTAATTTATTTAAGGAAGACCATAATATGTTAGATGTTGTGGAGGAGTTACATCAAAGACATTACAAACTATGTAAACTACTTGATTTTAGATTGTATTATTAA
- a CDS encoding SH3 domain-containing protein: MNRSTLKKYYLIMLLLAVIVGCKDKETSAPDNTVDNSSSKIEEDGALDVKTSNFSDNDQSLICLWSKVGLRDIPGRKGAKYLTTIYFGETVKFLGEKETASDNKEYLKVELSDGSEGWVYDLLFSENGKLAVLKKPLAIYKRPDVMEFVGNKFDRGDIVVLLDQSKGEWEKITGFEKKNEGWIKKSDAFVYDDLDIKLAILYNRAINEDSNSKKQKKLKLITGNPAFQNSSFIDIVEKALVRDNGINYGIINDPDGYTNMREGKGTDYAIVKKVFDDEKFTIQRNDGDWSLVRLMDGTSGWIHGSRITIVSE; encoded by the coding sequence ATGAACAGAAGTACCCTAAAAAAATACTACCTAATTATGCTATTACTGGCCGTTATCGTCGGTTGTAAAGATAAAGAAACTTCCGCACCAGATAATACTGTAGACAACAGTAGTAGTAAAATTGAAGAAGATGGAGCTCTAGACGTTAAAACGTCTAATTTTTCCGACAATGACCAATCATTAATTTGCTTGTGGTCAAAAGTAGGTCTTAGAGATATCCCTGGAAGAAAAGGTGCAAAATATCTGACGACCATCTATTTTGGAGAAACCGTAAAATTTTTAGGAGAAAAAGAAACCGCTAGTGATAATAAAGAGTATTTAAAAGTAGAGCTATCTGATGGTTCGGAAGGTTGGGTTTATGACCTTTTGTTTTCAGAAAATGGTAAGTTAGCAGTACTTAAAAAACCTTTAGCAATATACAAAAGACCAGATGTAATGGAATTTGTAGGTAATAAGTTTGATAGAGGTGATATTGTTGTGCTGTTAGATCAGAGTAAAGGAGAGTGGGAAAAAATAACGGGTTTTGAAAAGAAGAATGAAGGTTGGATTAAAAAAAGTGATGCTTTTGTCTACGATGATTTAGATATTAAATTAGCCATTTTATACAATAGAGCTATTAATGAAGATAGCAACTCTAAAAAACAAAAAAAACTTAAATTGATTACTGGTAACCCTGCGTTTCAAAACTCAAGCTTTATTGATATTGTAGAAAAAGCTTTGGTAAGAGACAATGGCATCAATTATGGAATTATTAACGATCCTGATGGCTATACTAATATGAGAGAAGGTAAAGGGACTGATTATGCTATAGTAAAAAAAGTATTTGACGATGAAAAATTTACTATTCAACGTAATGATGGTGATTGGTCTTTAGTACGTCTTATGGATGGTACTAGCGGATGGATACACGGTAGTCGTATAACAATAGTGAGTGAATAA
- a CDS encoding DUF5694 domain-containing protein, whose protein sequence is MKNSLLIIGLVLVSCNTKQGNNTLDDEKKQLDTIKTEVLLVGTSHWNNYKKAGFDVTQTNEIDILSATYQKDLNDIANKIAAFKPDKIFVERTLDYQPKLDSLLNLYKTTKWGTDKRNEIYQLGFRVAKTLKQDRVYGIDFRNTQFPYDSLMKAMELAKQTTLISSFNADIKHYESNYNTLVSEQRSLKDILYFLNDDKQRQLDLSWYLEGANKGGDLNSTVGSFLASEWIKRNIYSYGLIQKYTQSKDNRIMILMGASHIAVLKQLISVNTEWKTVELKAIME, encoded by the coding sequence ATGAAAAATTCACTTTTAATTATAGGCTTAGTCCTTGTTTCATGTAATACTAAACAAGGTAATAATACACTTGATGACGAAAAAAAACAATTGGATACTATAAAAACAGAAGTGTTACTTGTTGGAACTTCACACTGGAATAACTACAAAAAAGCAGGTTTTGATGTTACCCAAACTAATGAAATTGATATCCTTTCTGCCACCTATCAAAAAGACTTAAATGACATTGCAAATAAAATAGCAGCATTTAAACCAGATAAGATTTTTGTGGAAAGAACTTTAGACTATCAACCAAAATTAGATTCCCTTCTTAACTTGTATAAAACAACAAAATGGGGAACTGACAAAAGAAATGAAATTTATCAACTTGGTTTCAGAGTGGCCAAAACATTAAAACAGGACCGTGTGTATGGTATTGATTTTAGAAATACCCAATTTCCTTATGATAGTTTAATGAAAGCTATGGAATTAGCTAAACAAACCACACTCATTTCTTCTTTTAATGCGGACATAAAACACTATGAATCCAATTATAATACACTAGTTTCTGAACAACGGTCTCTTAAAGACATTTTATACTTCTTAAATGACGACAAACAACGACAGCTTGATTTGTCATGGTACTTAGAAGGAGCCAATAAAGGTGGTGATTTAAATAGTACGGTAGGTTCTTTTCTAGCATCCGAATGGATTAAAAGAAACATCTATAGTTATGGATTAATTCAGAAATATACTCAATCTAAGGACAACCGTATTATGATACTTATGGGAGCTAGTCATATCGCTGTTTTAAAGCAATTGATATCCGTTAACACTGAATGGAAAACAGTTGAGTTAAAAGCTATTATGGAATAG
- the thiC gene encoding phosphomethylpyrimidine synthase ThiC, whose amino-acid sequence MKNKDTAPKQNGITRHPFPNSTKIYVAGKIHPQIKVAMREIALSDTTDSMTKKKTPNEPVTVYDTSGPYTDPNKEINVHAGIERIREQWILDRNNVERLDQFSSDYCNTRLNDKSLDHMRFSLLKKPLRAKKGENVTQLHYAKKGIITPEMEYIAIRENQRIDEMTEIRKQHKGEHFGASIPDKITAEFVRSEVARGRAVIPSNINHPEAEPMILGRNFLVKINANIGNSAVTSSIEEEVEKAVWACRWGADNIMDLSTGENIHETREWIVRNSPVPIGTVPIYQALEKVNGVAEDLTWEIFRDTLIEQAEQGVDYFTIHAGVLLRYIPMTAKRVTGIVSRGGSIMAKWCLAHHKESFLYTHFEDICEILKQYDVAFSLGDGLRPGSVADANDEAQFAELETLGELTQIARKHEVQCFIEGPGHVPMHMIKENMEKQIDVCDEAPFYTLGPLTTDIAPGYDHITSGIGAAMIGWFGCAMLCYVTPKEHLGLPNKEDVRVGVVTYKLAAHAADLAKGHPGAQHRDNALSMARFEFRWYDQFNLGLDPERALEYHDETLPADGAKVAHFCSMCGPKFCSMKISQEVRDFAAENDIVDNEVIAKGFEEKSKEFKDKGSKVYL is encoded by the coding sequence ATGAAAAATAAAGACACTGCGCCAAAGCAAAACGGAATTACAAGACATCCGTTTCCTAATTCTACAAAAATTTATGTAGCAGGAAAAATTCATCCTCAAATCAAAGTCGCTATGCGCGAAATTGCATTAAGTGACACTACAGATTCGATGACCAAAAAGAAAACGCCAAACGAGCCGGTAACCGTATACGATACCTCTGGTCCCTATACAGATCCTAATAAAGAGATAAATGTACATGCAGGAATAGAAAGAATACGTGAACAATGGATTTTAGACAGGAATAATGTCGAACGCTTAGACCAATTTTCTTCAGACTATTGCAATACGCGTTTAAATGATAAAAGTTTAGATCACATGCGTTTTTCGTTATTAAAAAAGCCATTACGTGCTAAAAAAGGAGAAAATGTAACACAATTACACTACGCTAAAAAAGGTATCATTACTCCAGAAATGGAATACATCGCTATTCGTGAAAATCAGCGTATTGACGAAATGACCGAAATTAGAAAGCAACATAAAGGGGAGCATTTTGGAGCATCTATTCCAGATAAAATTACTGCCGAATTTGTACGTTCTGAAGTTGCAAGGGGTCGTGCCGTAATTCCGTCTAACATTAATCACCCAGAAGCCGAACCTATGATTTTAGGTAGAAACTTCTTAGTTAAAATTAATGCTAACATTGGTAATTCTGCTGTAACATCTTCTATAGAAGAAGAAGTAGAAAAAGCAGTTTGGGCCTGTCGTTGGGGTGCTGATAATATTATGGATTTATCTACAGGAGAAAATATCCATGAAACACGCGAGTGGATTGTACGTAACTCTCCCGTGCCAATTGGTACAGTCCCTATTTATCAAGCTTTAGAAAAAGTAAATGGTGTTGCCGAGGACTTAACATGGGAGATTTTTCGTGATACCTTAATCGAACAAGCAGAACAAGGTGTGGATTATTTTACCATTCACGCTGGTGTCTTATTACGTTATATACCAATGACCGCAAAACGTGTTACAGGTATTGTTTCTAGAGGTGGTTCTATCATGGCAAAATGGTGTCTCGCACATCATAAAGAAAGTTTTTTATATACTCATTTTGAAGACATTTGTGAAATCTTAAAACAATATGACGTTGCGTTTTCATTAGGTGATGGATTACGTCCAGGCTCTGTTGCCGATGCTAATGATGAGGCACAGTTTGCTGAACTAGAAACTCTTGGTGAGTTAACGCAAATTGCAAGAAAACACGAAGTACAATGCTTTATTGAAGGGCCTGGTCACGTACCAATGCATATGATTAAAGAAAATATGGAGAAGCAAATTGATGTTTGTGACGAGGCGCCTTTTTACACCTTAGGTCCTTTAACCACTGATATTGCACCAGGTTACGATCATATTACATCCGGTATTGGAGCCGCTATGATTGGCTGGTTTGGTTGCGCCATGTTGTGTTATGTGACTCCCAAAGAACACTTAGGCTTACCTAATAAAGAAGATGTTCGTGTGGGGGTTGTGACTTATAAATTGGCCGCACATGCAGCGGATTTAGCAAAAGGTCATCCTGGTGCACAGCACAGAGATAATGCCTTAAGTATGGCGCGCTTTGAGTTCCGTTGGTACGACCAATTTAACTTAGGACTTGATCCAGAACGTGCCTTAGAGTATCATGACGAAACGCTCCCTGCCGATGGTGCAAAGGTGGCTCACTTCTGTTCGATGTGCGGACCAAAATTCTGTTCTATGAAAATTTCTCAAGAAGTTCGCGATTTTGCTGCCGAAAATGACATTGTGGATAACGAAGTCATCGCCAAAGGGTTTGAAGAAAAATCAAAAGAATTTAAAGATAAAGGCTCAAAAGTCTATTTATAA
- a CDS encoding LytR/AlgR family response regulator transcription factor, whose product MEKIKKCIIVDDEPPAIRLLEKYIDKVAFLELITTTTNSLEALQIMEKEDIDLAFLDIQMPNLTGIQLSKIVNDKTKIIFTTAYPQFALESYDLNAVDYLLKPFDFERFYRAVSKVNVSSKTQDINTTAASYLFVKTDGKNNFEKINNSDILYIEGLKNYVAIHLKNNKQIITYNTLKHISESLPTHNFIQIHKSFIVAIIHIEKTNSIVVQINGKELPLGNTYKSLFFDRIEKNKL is encoded by the coding sequence ATGGAAAAAATAAAAAAATGTATTATAGTAGATGATGAGCCGCCAGCAATACGCTTATTAGAAAAATATATTGATAAAGTGGCCTTTTTAGAGCTTATTACGACAACCACAAACTCTTTAGAAGCACTTCAAATCATGGAAAAGGAGGACATCGATTTAGCTTTTTTAGACATACAAATGCCAAATTTAACGGGGATTCAGTTATCTAAAATTGTTAACGACAAAACTAAAATTATCTTTACTACAGCATACCCACAATTTGCATTAGAAAGTTATGATTTAAATGCGGTAGATTATTTATTGAAACCTTTTGATTTTGAGCGCTTTTACAGAGCTGTATCTAAAGTGAATGTTTCAAGTAAAACACAAGACATTAATACTACCGCAGCGTCATATTTATTTGTGAAAACAGATGGGAAAAACAATTTTGAAAAAATAAATAATTCAGATATTCTATACATAGAAGGGTTAAAAAACTATGTTGCCATTCACTTAAAAAACAATAAACAGATAATAACTTATAATACTTTAAAGCATATTAGCGAGAGTTTACCAACTCACAATTTTATTCAAATCCATAAATCGTTTATAGTCGCTATTATTCATATCGAAAAAACAAATTCCATTGTGGTTCAAATAAATGGAAAAGAGCTGCCTTTAGGAAATACATACAAAAGCTTATTTTTTGATAGAATTGAAAAAAACAAATTGTAA
- the thiS gene encoding sulfur carrier protein ThiS encodes MINIKVNNTTHQFATNSSLEAVLNGLSIPANGIAVAINQTIIAKNDWDTTRLIDGDHLLIITATQGG; translated from the coding sequence ATGATAAACATAAAAGTAAATAATACCACACACCAATTTGCCACAAATAGCTCCTTAGAAGCCGTACTTAATGGGCTTTCTATTCCTGCTAATGGCATTGCTGTGGCTATCAATCAGACTATTATCGCCAAAAACGATTGGGATACTACACGCTTAATCGATGGTGATCACCTATTAATTATAACCGCTACTCAGGGGGGATAA
- a CDS encoding thiamine phosphate synthase, translating into MIILIAPEKDSPNEIEILNQLFEAGLLFFHFRKPDKNYDEHVAYLNQIDSKYHNRIVVHYHHELINTFNLKGVHFQEQKRIDHIDNPGQYFKSLNMFGKTISSSFHDPKIVEDCTFEFDYHLLSPVFSSISKANYEGRGFDVKAIDKTIIGMGGISEDTIAKALTLAYKGIGVLGGVWNTENPVESFKNIKKCYETLLTKSL; encoded by the coding sequence ATGATAATTCTTATTGCTCCAGAAAAAGATAGTCCCAACGAAATTGAAATATTAAATCAATTATTTGAAGCAGGACTACTGTTTTTTCACTTTAGAAAACCGGATAAAAATTACGACGAGCATGTCGCCTATTTAAATCAAATAGATAGCAAATACCACAATAGAATCGTAGTGCATTATCATCATGAATTGATAAATACGTTTAACTTAAAAGGCGTTCATTTTCAAGAACAAAAACGAATAGATCATATTGATAATCCAGGACAGTATTTTAAAAGTTTAAACATGTTTGGAAAAACAATCAGTTCTTCTTTTCATGATCCTAAAATAGTAGAAGATTGTACATTCGAATTTGATTATCATTTATTAAGTCCTGTATTTTCCTCGATTTCTAAAGCAAATTATGAAGGGCGTGGTTTTGACGTCAAAGCTATTGATAAGACAATTATCGGTATGGGTGGTATTAGTGAAGATACCATCGCTAAAGCTTTAACATTAGCATATAAAGGCATTGGTGTATTGGGTGGTGTTTGGAATACTGAAAATCCTGTGGAGTCTTTTAAAAATATAAAAAAATGCTACGAAACGCTGCTCACAAAGTCATTATAA
- a CDS encoding SH3 domain-containing protein, translating into MKKNSLKKYYLIILLLSVIVGCKDKDTSSSSNNDMETSTDSERGNDSDSGDDLDVKTSNFSESDKSLICLWPKVGLRDIAGRKGAKYLTTIYFGETVKFLGEKETASDNKDYLKVELSDGQQGWVYDYLLSENGKLAVLKNTLAIYKRPDVMEFVGNKFGRGDIVVVLNESKGDWQKVTGFQKENEGWIQNSDNFVYDELDIKLAILYNRAINEDSQSKKQKKLKLITDNPAFQQSSFIDIVQNALIGDDNDAYGEDDFSELDASISSDQLYISTDVLNARSNPNSEEDNVVFQLEKGDVCDIIEKGNFETIRDNSSNWYKINFNGNEGWVFGYFTSKK; encoded by the coding sequence ATGAAAAAAAACTCATTAAAAAAGTACTACTTAATTATTTTATTACTATCCGTTATAGTCGGTTGTAAAGATAAAGACACATCGTCTTCTTCTAATAACGACATGGAGACTAGCACTGATTCAGAGCGCGGTAATGATTCAGACTCTGGTGATGATTTAGACGTTAAAACCTCTAACTTTTCCGAGAGTGATAAATCATTAATCTGTTTATGGCCTAAAGTTGGCTTACGTGATATAGCAGGAAGAAAAGGCGCCAAATATTTAACAACAATCTATTTTGGAGAAACCGTGAAATTTTTAGGAGAAAAAGAAACTGCTAGTGATAATAAAGACTATTTAAAAGTTGAGTTGTCTGATGGTCAACAAGGTTGGGTATACGATTATCTATTATCTGAGAATGGCAAATTAGCAGTATTAAAAAATACTTTAGCGATTTATAAAAGACCTGATGTTATGGAATTTGTAGGTAACAAGTTTGGACGAGGAGATATTGTTGTTGTTTTAAATGAATCTAAAGGTGACTGGCAAAAAGTGACTGGTTTTCAAAAAGAAAATGAAGGTTGGATTCAAAACAGCGATAACTTTGTTTATGACGAGTTGGATATTAAGTTAGCCATTTTATACAACAGAGCTATAAATGAAGACAGTCAATCTAAAAAGCAGAAAAAGCTTAAATTAATTACTGACAACCCAGCATTTCAACAATCTAGTTTTATTGATATTGTTCAAAATGCTTTAATTGGTGATGATAATGATGCGTATGGTGAAGATGATTTTAGCGAATTAGACGCGTCTATAAGCTCTGATCAATTATATATTAGTACTGATGTCTTAAATGCGAGAAGCAACCCTAATTCTGAGGAAGACAATGTCGTTTTTCAATTAGAAAAAGGAGATGTATGTGATATTATTGAGAAAGGAAATTTTGAAACTATAAGAGACAATAGCAGTAATTGGTATAAAATTAATTTTAATGGTAATGAAGGTTGGGTTTTTGGCTACTTCACTTCAAAAAAATAG
- a CDS encoding TfoX/Sxy family protein, with protein MVTSTDYLDFIKDQLATWKPIITKKMFGTIGLYADGLMFGIIAKDTIYFKVDATNKNYYLDAGSAPLRLFKNDTIVPSFYDVPVEIIEDYIQFVVWAESALAIQKRGNKQKKTIKCY; from the coding sequence ATGGTAACATCAACAGATTATTTAGACTTTATAAAAGATCAATTGGCCACTTGGAAACCAATAATTACAAAAAAAATGTTTGGTACTATTGGGTTGTATGCTGATGGTTTAATGTTTGGTATAATAGCTAAAGACACCATTTACTTTAAAGTAGATGCGACCAACAAAAACTACTATTTAGATGCAGGCTCTGCACCGTTAAGACTTTTTAAAAATGATACCATAGTGCCCTCTTTTTATGATGTTCCTGTAGAAATTATTGAAGACTATATACAATTTGTTGTTTGGGCAGAGTCGGCATTAGCGATTCAAAAACGGGGTAATAAACAAAAAAAGACAATAAAGTGTTATTAA
- a CDS encoding nucleoside hydrolase, with the protein MQNINNTFKKEKALHFNKVIKSALLQYIFISVAFVNATVVGQELDQRLPLIIDADTANEVDDLYAIVRAITEPTFNILGITSAQFHTSPLATDNTVQESQEINETILQLMGQESIPLPLGSNVPLQNNTNPASSPASNFIVKMAHQLPVNQKLNVVVLGSCTNIASAILEDPSIIKKLKVHYLGFWHDVDTNTYNKKEFNSGNDPIAVEVLLNTKDLDLTIMTATTSQHLVFTKAEVDLNLKNKDGISDYLINRWETYQRWWTKDDPEKNSWIMWDVAIIEALANPELSKTKSFLTPPENTQRVIDIHTKIEVDKMTADFWKSLNNYKH; encoded by the coding sequence ATGCAAAACATAAATAACACCTTTAAAAAAGAAAAAGCCTTACATTTTAATAAAGTCATTAAAAGTGCTTTATTACAATACATATTTATAAGCGTTGCTTTTGTTAATGCAACTGTTGTAGGTCAGGAGTTGGACCAGCGTTTACCACTTATTATTGATGCAGATACTGCAAACGAAGTCGATGATCTTTACGCTATTGTTCGTGCCATTACAGAACCTACATTTAATATTCTAGGTATCACATCCGCACAGTTTCATACCTCGCCTTTAGCTACAGATAATACAGTTCAAGAAAGTCAGGAAATTAATGAAACTATATTGCAATTAATGGGGCAGGAGTCCATTCCGTTACCATTAGGGAGCAATGTTCCATTACAGAATAATACAAATCCAGCAAGTTCTCCTGCGTCTAATTTTATAGTAAAAATGGCGCATCAATTACCTGTCAATCAAAAATTGAATGTCGTAGTATTAGGATCTTGTACTAATATTGCGAGTGCCATTTTGGAAGATCCATCTATAATAAAAAAACTAAAAGTCCATTATCTTGGATTTTGGCATGATGTAGACACTAATACTTATAATAAAAAGGAATTTAATTCTGGCAATGATCCTATCGCGGTAGAGGTACTTTTAAACACTAAAGACCTTGATTTGACTATTATGACGGCAACCACTAGCCAGCACCTTGTATTTACAAAAGCAGAAGTAGACCTTAATTTAAAAAATAAAGACGGTATTTCCGATTATTTGATCAATAGATGGGAGACTTACCAACGTTGGTGGACCAAAGATGATCCAGAAAAAAACAGTTGGATTATGTGGGATGTTGCCATTATAGAAGCATTGGCTAATCCTGAATTATCAAAAACGAAATCTTTTCTAACACCACCAGAAAATACGCAACGAGTAATAGATATCCATACGAAAATAGAGGTAGATAAAATGACTGCCGATTTTTGGAAAAGCTTGAATAATTATAAACATTAG